From Acinonyx jubatus isolate Ajub_Pintada_27869175 chromosome B2, VMU_Ajub_asm_v1.0, whole genome shotgun sequence, a single genomic window includes:
- the LOC113598486 gene encoding translation machinery-associated protein 7-like — MEELLVAGSGEGVSGAMSDHEGGKKEPLKQPMKQAKDIDEEDKALKQKQKGEQKKLKELKAKAMGMGLLATGGIKKSDKK; from the coding sequence atggaggaGCTTTTGGTGGCAGGGTCTGGGGAAGGGGTGTCAGGTGCCATGTCTGACCATGAAGGTGGCAAGAAGGAGCCCCTGAAGCAGCCCATGAAGCAGGCCAAGGACATAGATGAGGAAGATAAGGCACTCAAGCAGAAACAGAAAGGGGAGCAGAAGAAACTCAAGGAGCTAAAAGCAAAGGCTATGGGGATGGGCCTCCTGGCCACAGGTGGAATTAAGAAATCTGACAAAAAGTAA